One region of Nycticebus coucang isolate mNycCou1 chromosome Y, mNycCou1.pri, whole genome shotgun sequence genomic DNA includes:
- the LOC128579126 gene encoding pentatricopeptide repeat domain-containing protein 3, mitochondrial-like, protein MVTTSPPLIILFSKLNRQRNWKRKVTRNLGRRLVIRLELHGAQKNNTERIFTLMPEKNSHSYCTVIRGMVKHRAYEPALNLYTELLNNRLHADVYTFSALIEATMLGLNAGFEEKWNKTLELLKQMVAQKVKPNLQTFNTILKCLRRFHVLARLPAIQTLREMKAIGIEPSLATYHHIIQLFYQHENISKGSSLIIYDIMNELMGKKFSPKDLDDGMFFQSAMRVCSSLRDLELAYQVHGLLNTGDNRKFMGPDYRRHFYYSKFFTLICLMERIDVTLKWYKDLIPSVFFPHSQTLVDLLQALDVANRLEVIPRIWKDSKECGHTFHNDLKEEILILMARDKHPPELLEEFADCAADIKFAYESQDGRQTAPDWPAIPLNCIAVLFLRAGRTHEAWKMLGLFRKHNKIPRNELLNEFMDSAKVSNSPAQAIEVVKLASAFSLPICESLFQRVMTDFAISQEQKEALENLTAWTSDSDSDSSSDSDSDINEGK, encoded by the coding sequence ATGGTGACCACGAGCCCTCCACTGATTATCCTTTTCAGCAAACTGAACCGTCAGAGGAATTGGAAGAGGAAAGTAACAAGAAATTTAGGAAGAAGGCTGGTCATCAGATTGGAGCTACATGGAGCGCAAAAAAACAATACTGAGAGAATCTTTACATTGATGCCAGAGAAAAATTCACATTCCTACTGCACAGTGATCCGAGGGATGGTGAAGCATCGAGCTTATGAGCCGGCATTAAACTTGTACACTGAATTATTAAACAACAGACTCCATGCTGATGTATACACATTCAGTGCATTGATTGAAGCAACAATGTTGGGGCTGAATGCGGGTTTtgaagaaaaatggaataaaacactGGAGCTACTGAAACAAATGGTTGCACAGAAGGTGAAACCAAATCTACAGACTTTTAATACCATTTTGAAATGTCTCCGAAGATTTCATGTACTTGCAAGATTGCCAGCAATACAGACCTTACGAGAAATGAAAGCCATTGGAATAGAACCCTCGCTTGCAACATATCAccatattattcagctattttatcaacatgaaaacatttcaaaaggatCATCCTTGATCATCTATGatataatgaatgaattaatgggaAAGAAATTTTCTCCAAAGGATCTGGatgatggtatgttttttcagtcAGCCATGAGAGTTTGCTCATCTCTCAGAGATCTGGAACTTGCTTACCAAGTACATGGCCTTTTAAACACTGGAGATAACCGGAAATTTATGGGACCTGATTATCGCCGTCATTTCTATTATTCCAAGTTCTTCACTTTAATTTGTCTAATGGAACGAATTGATGTCACCTTGAAGTGGTATAAGGACCTGATaccttcagttttctttccccactcccaAACATTGGTAGATCTTCTCCAAGCATTGGATGTGGCCAATCGGCTAGAAGTGATTCCTCGGATTTGGAAAGATAGTAAAGAATGTGGTCATACTTTCCACAATGACCTGAAGGAAGAGATTCTGATTCTTATGGCAAGGGATAAGCAtccaccagagcttctggaggaGTTTGCTGACTGTGCCGCTGACATCAAATTTGCTTATGAAAGCCAAGATGGCAGACAGACTGCTCCAGATTGGCCAGCCATCCCTCTCAACTGTATAGCTGTCCTCTTTTTAAGGGCTGGGAGAACCCATGAAGCATGGAAAATGTTGGGGCTTTTCAGGAAGCATAATAAGATCCCTAGAAATGAGTTACTGAATGAGTTCATGGACAGTGCAAAAGTGTCCAATAGCCCTGCCCAGGCCATTGAAGTGGTAAAACTGGCGAGTGCTTTCAGCTTACCTATTTGCGAGAGCCTTTTCCAGAGAGTAATGACTGACTTTGCCATCAGCCAGGAACAAAAGGAAGCCCTAGAAAACCTAACTGCATGGACCAGTGACAGTGATAGTGACAGCAGCAGTGACAGCGACAGTGACATCAATGAAGGCAAATGA